TTGTTGCCAAATTTATTGAACATCTGGCGAAAGATTTCTCCTCGGGTGAAGAGGGTAATGGGTGCTGACTGGTGGGTGGGATCAATTGCATAGGTCCGTTTCAGCGCCTTGGCGCAAAGAAGCCAGTTTTCCCGGTCTTTGGCCATGGTGGGGCTGTATTCTAGGTTATGGTGGCGGGCCAGTGCGAGGTTGTAGCTCTTGGTGATGGACTTATCTTTATTATTGGTGGTCGAGAGTTTGCTGGCGTGGGTTGGCGATGCCGAAATCACGGATAGCAACGCCAGCATCAGACAGATCATCCCGGTGTAAAAAATCGATCTGTTTACGTCCATGTTTTTATTATTTGTCACAGGAATTAAAGAATACGTTATTAATATTTAGTTTCAAAGTCAGGATGTTACGCTCAGCGCCTTCAATTCATAGAGCAGGGTTAAGGCCTCGATTGGGGAGAGGCGGTCTGGCTCTATCCCCTCTAATTTCGCGTAGAGTGGATCGGTAGTCGCGGCGAATAAGGGGAGCTGGCAAGGACGGTCTGGGGTCTTGTCCGAGATGCTGTGCGCTATCTTCGGCTTACCATACTGGTTTAATTCCCCTTTTTCAATATTATGCAGCAATTCTTTGGCTCTTTCAATGACTGGGGCTGGAACCCCGGCCAATGCAGCGACCTGGATGCCGTAACTACGGTTGGTCCCGCCGGTCAGGAGTTTGTGGAGAAAGATGATGGTGTTGTTCCACTCCCGCACCCCGATATTGAAATTTTTGATTCGCTGGTTGGTCATGGCCAGCTCGGTCAGCTCATGGTAGTGAGTGGCGAAGATAGTTTTGACCCCGCGACCGTTTTTGTTGACCAGATCTTCAGTCACAGCCCAGGCGATTGAGAGGCCGTCGAAAGTGCTGGTTCCTCGTCCGATTTCATCCAGGATGACCAGGCTCTTTTCGGTGGCGTTATTTAGAATATTGGCAGTCTCGTTCATTTCGACCATAAAGGTGGACTGTCCCTGGCGCAGGTTGTCCATGGCCCCCACTCTGGTGAAGATCCGGTCAACCACGCCGATTCTGGCGGAGGCGGCAGGGACAAAGCTGCCGACTTGGGCCATGAGGACGATCAGCGCAGTCTGTCTTAGCACCGTCGATTTTCCCGCCATGTTGGGGCCGGTGATTATCAGGACTTCATGGTTTTCCTGGTCGAGGTGGATATCGTTGGGCACAAAGCGGCCCGGCGGCAGTGAAACTTCGATCACCGGGTGTCGTCCTTCCTCGATAATGATCTCCTCGCCGTTGTCCACATGGGGCCGGACGTATTTGAGCTTGCGAGCCGCCTCGGCCAGGCAGCACATTAAATCGATCTGGGCAAGATGGGCTGCCGTTTTGAGGACGCGGGCGCTTTCAGCCGCCACTGTCGTCCGGATGTTTAAGAACAGTTCATGTTCCAGGTCCACTCGTTTCTCCTGAGCGCCCAAGACCTTGCCTTCAAACTCTTTTAACTCCGGGGTGATGAAACGTTCGGCATTGGCCAGGGTTTGTTTGCGGATGAAGTAGTCCGGGACATTGGCCATCTGGGCCTTGCTCACTTCCAGGTAGTAGCCGAAGACGCGGTTGTAACCGATTTTTAAGGTGTTGATTCCGGAGCGGGCTTTTTCTTGATTTTCGAGATCGAGGATCAACTGCTTGCCGTCAGTGAGGATGGCGATGATCTCGTCGAGTTCCTGGTTGTATCCGCTCTTGATCAGGTGTCCCTCGCGGAGAGTGATCGGCGCGTCTTCACGGATGCTTGCCTCAAGCAGGGTGAAGAGATCGGTGAGGGGGTCCAGGTCGCTTGCGATTTCCATTAGGATCGGGACTTGGATCTCGGCAAGACGGGTCTTGATCTGGGGCAGTTGGCCGAGTGAGTGTTTGAGGGCGGTAAGGTCACGGGCGTTGCCGCTGCCGAGGACCAAACGGCTGTTTAGTCGTTCCAGGTCGTAGACTCGGGTAAGCAGGGAGCGCAGGTCGTCACGGAGCTCGGCGTCGTGGAACAAGCCGTTTACTGTCTCTAGCCGGCGGTTGATCTGCCGGGGGTCCTGCAGGGGAAAGAGCAGGCTTTTTTTCAACAGCCGGGCGCCCATCGGGGTCTGAGTGAAATCAAGGGTGGCGAGGAGTGATCCCTCGCGTTTGCCGCCAACGATGGTCTGGGTGATTTCCAGGTTGCGGCGGGAAGAGTCATCGATGATCAGCAGGTTTTCGTGCAGGAGCGGGGTCAGGCGTTCGATGTGAGAGAGATCGGCTTTTTGGGTATCACGGATATAGGTAAAAAGGGCGCCGGCAGCATTGGCGCCGGCGATCATCTGCTCACAGCCGAACCCGGCGAGATTGGTGGTGTTGAAATGCTCCAGGAGGCTGTGCCGGGCGCTGTGGGGCAGAAAATCATCCTGGTGCCGCTCGGTCACGCACAGGGCCATGGTGTGGGCCAGGGTCTTGGCGATTGTTTTCCCTCGCTCGTCGCCGGCGGGGAGCACAAGTTCTGCCGGGTTCTGGCGGCAGAGTTCATCGATCACTGCTGAGAGATCGTCAAATTCTCCCACCATGAATTCCCCGGTTGACAGGTCGAGCAGACTTAATCCCCAGGAGGCGTCCGTCTTGACGTCAGGAGGGGCCACTGCCGCTACATAGACGTTGTTTTTGTCGTCCAGCAGCCCCTCTTCGGTGATCAGCCCAGGGGTGATCACCCGGACTACCTCGCGCTTGACCACACCCTTGGCGGTCTTGGGATCCTCCACTTGCTCACAGACCGCCACCTTGAATCCTGCCCTTACCAGTTTGGCGAGATAATTGGCTGCGGCGTGGTACGGCACTCCGCAGAGCGGCACCTTATTCTCGTCGTCCTTGCTGTTGCGGGAGGTCAGGGTGATGCCGAGGACTCGGGACGCGGTTTTGGCGTCATCAAAGAACATCTCGTAGAAGTCACCCAGCCGGTAGAAGAGGATAGCGTCCGGGTGTAGGGCCTTGATCTCAAGATACTGTCTGAGCATGGGGGTGATTTTGGCCTGATCGGTCATGGCCGGGATAGTGGCAGGTGAGGTGGATTGGGTAGTTGGGGTGATGGTATTCATTGTTTAACGGTAATCAGTTATCAGTTATCGGTTTACGGTTAAAAGAATCGTCAAGAATTATCACATGATGGATAATGTTAGTGTGCGCTCATCAGCCATTGGTATGATCATTCACCGTCAATTGTAAACCGATAAGTTCGTTTATACAGGGACCTCATGGATAGTTGCCCGCAGGGTGTCGCCGATCTTAAGGATGGCGTAAGTGCCGGGGTGCCCATGACGGCCGGTGGCCTGAAACGAGCCGGGGTTGATGAACAGAATGCCGCTATGGTGGTGGCAGACCGGGTGATGGGTATGGCCATAGATGATACAGTCAACGTCTTCAAATTGATCGATGAGCTGATCTTCGAAATCGTAGGTGTTGCCTGCCCGGTGGATTAGGCCAACGGTAAAGTTTCGATAGCGGAGCACTTTTTTCTCTGGAAGCGCTTTGTGGCAGACAAATGAGCACATATTGCCGTGGACTGCGTGAACCTCACGGTTGGTAAAGGCCTTGAGGATTGTGAGGTCAGTCAGGTCGCCGGCATGCAGGATTACAGAACAGTCAGCAAAACAGGTTTCTGCTCGCGCTTCAAATTCTGGGGTCAGCCGGGAGAGGTGGGTGTCGGATAGGATGCCAACGGTCAGGGGTGGCACGACAGGCACTTGTTGTTCTCCTCTAGTCTGGGTGGCAGACCCGGTTGCGGCCTTGGGCCTTGGCTGAATACAGCGCCCTGTCGGCTTTGGCGATCAGTCCGTCAACATTAATGGCGTCATCGCCAAAAGTGGCGACGCCAAAGCTTGCGGTGATCTTAATACCGTTGGTGGCGGGGCCGGAGTGGGTCTCAATCCCGTGACGTAACTCCTCTGCCACTTTGATGGCTCGGATTTTGGGGGTGTTGATCAGGAGTATGGCGAACTCTTCGCCACCGTAGCGGGCGACAACGTCACTTTTTCTCAGCTGGGAAGAAAGAAAGCCGGCGAACCAGACTAGGACCGCGTCTCCTGCCTGGTGTCCGTGGGTATCGTTAACGACTTTAAAGAAATCGATATCGATAAAGATCAGACTGGCCGGTTCTTTGGGGTAACGGTTGACCCGCTCCAGTTCATCGACCAGCCGTTCGTTAAAGTAGCGGCGGTTAGGGATGGAGGTCAGGTCGTCCTGAATTGAGTCGATGAGCGTCCGTTGAAAATGCTTGGAGTTATTGATGGCAGCTCCAACGGTGTGACCGATCAGCGACAGGATCATGACCGTGTCATCGCTGATTGGCTTTTCGGAGAGAGAGTTGTCCGCCAGCAGCACCCCTTCCACGCAATCCACCCTCCCTTCCTGGTAGACCGGGCACGCCAGGCATTTTTGATGTTTCTGCTCGTCGCTGACACCCTGGCCAGTGCTGCACTGACGGTCAGAGACCAGCCAGCAGCGAAGCCAGCGGTTGCCGTAGGCGGGGCAGGTGGTCTGGCGGCAGGCGGTTACCTCCCAGCACGAGACCCGTTTGCGGTTGATTATCGGGATAATGGTGAAGTTGGTGAGTCCCAGTCCTTTGATGTAGGGGTCGCTGTCAATGGTTTGGTTCCATATCGGTATACCGGTGATTAGCGGGCTGCTGAGGATGAAGTCTCGCGAGATAGGTATGTTGAGGTTTTCGATCTCATTCGCCGAAAAGCCTTGGCTCAGCTTGCCCTGAAGCACACCCTTCTTGTGTTTGACAAAGAAGAGGGCCAGGCGGTCGAAGGGGAAAATTTGAGTGGCGAGGTCAAAAAAACGGCGCTCCACCGTGTCGATGTCGAGATCCTCATGGATCAGCGACAGCATATCAAGGATTTTAATGGTGTCAAAGCGCATGGTTATTTGGGTTCAACGTAGAGCTAAGCGGAATGATGCATTTTTTGTGCAGAGGGATTTCGTGATCAGGCCTCTACTGTAAACTTCTGGGACTATACCCGATTGCCTGATGAATTGCTATTTTCTTGTAAGATCTTGGGGCGAAGATGACAAATCACAGCTAGCCGAGGAGACGGTAGCCTGCGATGACGATCATCATCACGCCCATGAGGATCAAGAGCCAGAGCATGATGGCGATATAGGTTCGCTGCTTGATCCGGCGATAGAGTAGGGATCCGGCAAGCACTCCAGCCAGGGTTATGGGGGCGGTCCAGGCAAAGTGTTGTAATACGGCGGGAGTGGTAAGGCCGTTGATGGCATGACCGATTGCGGTGATGATCCCGCTGACAAAAAAGAAGACCGACAGCGTTGCCTTGATCTCGTCTTTTGCCCAGCCGGTTAAGGAGACATAGATGACTGCCGGTGGCCCACCGGCAGAGAAAACGCTGCTGATTACTCCGGTCAGAAAGCCGGCGACGTAGCCCCAGCGCCGGGAAATCGTGCGCGGTTTGGGGGGAGTTGACAGGCTATAGATCGCGTAGAGGGAGATGAAGGCGCCCAGGCCAAGTTGAAGAAGGTCGGCGTTCATGCTTTTCAAGGCCAGTGCGCCCAGGAATATTCCCGGTTGGCAGCCGATCAGCAGCGGCAGAATTTTGCGCCAGTCGATGTGGCCTTTGAGCTGCAGAGATAAATAGCCGGTGATGATCAAGCCATTCAGCATACTTAACGGGACAGCGGCCTTGATGCCGAGGACCAGGGTCAAGAGCGGCATGGCCACCAGTCCGGCGCCGAAGCCTGAGACGCCTTGGGTGAACCCGGCGAGAAGGAAGATGAAAAGAGTGTATGGCATAAGAGGTATGGGTTGTTGAAAAGAGGTGCCGAGCGAGAAAATACACCCGAACAGGCAGTTATCCGCTTACGCTTGACTGGGGCGATGTCGCTTAAGGTAATTTTTATTATGGCTAAAGAAAAACCCTTGTGTTCTCGTTTGTGGATGAGCAATAATACTTAAAGAAAATCTCTGGTACTGGTAGTCATGTATTGTTAAAAAAGGAGCATGGTATGGGTTCATCACGTTTAAGTATCCGGTGGAAATTTTTGTTGATTTCGTTTTCTGTTTTAATTCTTTCGGTGTTGCTTATCACCATATTTATCTCTATTTCCTTCAAGCGGAACATGACAAGTGATCTTGAGTCCTTTCGGCAGGATGCCCTTTCTGAGGTGAAGGTGGCGCTTCAGGATCAGGTGGAGATTGCCTATTCGGTGTTGGATACGTTCTATGTGGAGTTGAGTGCTAAGGGGGGTACAGCAGGAGGGGATCAGGGTAAGATTGAGGTTCGTGCTGCCATGGCTCCTGCTCTCGCCCTGATCGAAAAGATGCGTTATGACCATGGGGTTGGCTATTTCTGGGTCAATGACACAGGTAAGCCTATCCCCACTATGGTTATGCATCCTACCGCGCCTAAGTTGAATAATACGGTTCTTGATGCCAGTAAATATAATTGCGCTACGGGGAACAAAAATCTATTTACGACCTTTGTGGATTTAACAGAGAATTCCGAGGGCGGGTATGTCGATTATCTTTGGCCTAAGCCCACCAAGGACGGCTTGAGTAGTGAACAGCCAAAAATTTCCTATGTTAAGCGGCATAAGGCGTTGGGATGGATTATCGGAACAGGTGTTTATGTTGATGAGATTGACAGTAAGGTGGCTGAAAAAAGATCGGTCCTTGAGGGTCAGCTTACTAAAATTATTCTCACTATCTGGGCCTTGACCGCAATAATTGCTGTTGCTGCTTTCTGCGGGTTGTGGATACTTGCCAAACGGATATCCGAGCCGATAAACCGTTGCGCTGAATTTGCCAGTGAATTGGGGGAGGGCAATTTGGATGCCAGTATCGTGGTCACCAATCAGGATGAAATTGGGGTTCTTGGTGCGTCACTTTCTCAGATGGGGGCTAATCTGAAGGCGATCATGAGCAGAATAGCTGATACGTCACAGCGTCTCTCCGCTGGCGCTTCAGCTCAGGCCGCAGCCCTGGAGGAGACGTCATCGTCTATGTCTGAGATTTCCGCCATGGTCCAACAAAATGCAGATAACTCCAGTCATGCAGATACCCTGGTCAAAACGGTCAGTGGCAATGTCACGACGGTGCAAGCCGCAATCGGTGACCTGACTCGGTCAATGCTCGAAATCACCAGCGCCAGCCGGGAGATCCAGAAGATTATTCACACTATTGACGAGATTGCCTTCCAGACCAACCTGCTGGCCTTGAATGCCGCTGTAGAGGCGGCGAGGGCAGGGGAGGCAGGGGCGGGGTTTGCGGTAGTGGCCGAAGAGGTTAGGAATCTGGCTCTTCGTTCTGCCGAGGCCGCCAAGAATACAGCAACCCTGATTGGAAGTACGGTGCAGCGGATTGAAATCGGGAATCAGATTACTCAGAGCACGAATACAAAGTTTACCGAGGTGTGCGCTGATATCGCTCGTGCCGGGAGCTTGATCAGTGAGATAAGTCAAGGGTCAAAGGAGCAGGCCCAGGGTGTCGATCAGGTCAACACCGCGATTTTGGAGATAAGCCGTGTGACTCAGGATAATGCCGCAACTTCAGAGGAGCTTGTCGGTATCATCCGGCAATTTACCTTTGGCCGAGAGGAGGTCCTGGGGACAAGTCGTCAGGCGATGCTTCCTTATCGGTCGTAAGGCAGTCATCTCAGCTGAACCAGAACCGGCAGATCAAAACTGAGCCCAAGACCCCGGCGGCATCGGCGCAGAGGGCTGCGGGCAGGGCGTGCCGGGTTCTGGTGATGCCGATGCTGCCGAAATATACGGCCAGGACATAAAAAGTCGTTTCGGTTGATCCCTGCATGGTGGAGACCAGGAAGGACAGAAAGCTGTCCGGACTTTTAGTGACAATCTCCGACATCAGGCCGAAGGCGCCACTGCCGGAGAGGGGCCGAAGCATGGCCATGGTCAGGGCTTCGGCCGGCATACCGACTGATTCGGTCAGTGGCGAGAGCAGCGTAACCATAATCTCCATGGCGCCACTGGCCCGGAACATGCCAATGGCCACAAAGATCGCCACCATGAAGGGGATGATCTTTACTGTAGTCGTAAAACCCTCCTTGGCCCCTTCAGTCATTACTTCATAGACCTTCACTCCCCGTAAATAACCATAGACCAGAAATCCTGCGATCAGCATCGGGATCAGCCAGTTGGAGACCGCATCGAAAGTGGCGGTAGACAGCAGGGTGAGCTGTGGCTGGCGGCTGAGCTGAAGCCATGCCCCGACGACAAAGGCGAGGATCAGGGCCAGCACGAATAGGCGTCCCATCAGGCTTGGTGGGTGCAGATCACTGGTCTCGTCAGCGGGGAGGATAGTATCGACTGGGGTATTATCGGAGGGTGCTGTCACCAAGGGAGCATCTGGCCCGGAGAGCAGTTTGGAGGCCACGATGGCTACAGTGGTGGAGAGGATGGTGGCGATAAGCGATGGGATCAGGATGCTGGCCGGGGACGTGGCGCCTGCTGCGGCCCGGACCGTGATCACCCCTAACGGCAGGATGGTGACGCTTGAGGTGTTGATGGCCAGAAAGAGGCACATGGCATTGGTGGCGGTGCCTTTCTCTGCGGCGAGTCGATCAAGTTCCTGCATTGCCTTGATACCCATGGGGGTTGCTGCGTTGCCTAAGCCCAGCATATTGGCCGCCATGTTCATGATCATGGCGGCCATGGCCGGGTGCTCGGCTGGGACATCGGGAAAGAGACGGACCATTACCGGTCGGAGGGACCGGGCCACGGTCTGCATCAGACCTCCAGCTTCTGCGATCTTCATCAGCCCTAACCATAGAGCCATGGGTCCGATCAGGCCGATTGCCAGGGTGACGGCGCTTTTGGCTGACTCAAACGAGGCCTTGGTGACCTCCGCCATGGCGCCGGTATAGGCGGCAGTGACGGTGGCGGTGAGGATCATGGTCAGCCAGATGATATTGATGGCGGAAGGTTTCTGTGACATGGCGGGGCATTGTACGAGGGAACGTGGTCTGGGTCAAACGAAAAAGGAGAGTAAGAGAGTGCGGGGCGCCGCTTTATCCAGGGGTGTCCGTTGACAGGGACGTGACCAGGGCCTACTCTAATCTTAAACTGAAGGTTTTTTCAAGCCAGCAACCTACAAAATTAAGGATGGTGCGATGAGGGTGAAACACGAGCGATTTGCCAAGCATATGGTCAAGGATGAACCTTTTTATCTGCCGCAGGGAGGGGAGTTGCTGATAGCCCGAGCTGCTTACGAAAACCACATTCCATTGATGCTGAAGGGGCCGACTGGCTGTGGAAAGACCAGGTTCATGCGGCGTTTGGCCTGGGAGCTTAAACGGCCATTGATCACGGTCTCTTGTCATGATGATCTGTCCACCAGCGACTTGGTGGGCCGCTATCTGCTTAAGGGTGGCGAGGCGGTGTGGATGGATGGGCCGTTGACCTCGGCGGTTCGGGCCGGGGCTATCTGCTATCTGGATGAGATTGTCGAGGCCAGAAAGGACACCATGGTGGTGATTCATCCTTTGGCTGATGACCGGCGGGAACTGCCCATCGAAAAGTTGGGTGAGCTGTTGATCGCCCCGCCTGAGTTTGCCCTGGCGGTATCATATAATCCAGGATATCAGAGTGTTTTAAAGGACTTGAAGCAATCAACCCGTCAGCGGTTTCTGGCCATGGAATTCGCGTACCCGCCGGCTTCCTTGGAGGCGGAAATTGTGATGACCGAGGCCGGGGTTTCCTTAAAGATCGCCGAGGATCTGGTGAGGTTGGCGGCTATGACCCGGCAGCTCAAGGATGCCGGTCTGCAGGAGGGAGCCAGCACCCGTCTGCTGATTCATGCCGCTCTTTTGATCAAGAGCGGGGTGCCTACTCGTCAGGCCTGCCGGGCAACTATCACCGAGGCCCTGACTGACGACCATGAGATTGGGGCCTCCATTACTGAGATGGTGTCGGCAATTTTTTGAGTAGAGAGGAGTGCTGATGGTGTCTGAAGAGAACGGGTCTGCCGATCAGGCCTTGATTGAGCGCATCAACCAACGGTTGGCCATGTTCTTGGGCGATGGCGTAGCCGATTGGGAACGGGATGAACTGGCAGAGAAGCTTGCCGATTTGACTCCTGATGCCCGTGCTCAGGCCTTGAGGCATCTGCCGGTGGTCTGGCCGGTCAGTTATGCCCTTTATTACTCTGTTGTTGGTCAGGCCGCCAAGGCCGCAACTTGTCTTCATCCTTCCCAGTTTTCGGCCTGGATCAATACCGCCCTCGATGTCTACGAGGCCGATGGCCTTCG
This genomic window from Desulfobulbaceae bacterium contains:
- the mutS gene encoding DNA mismatch repair protein MutS, yielding MTDQAKITPMLRQYLEIKALHPDAILFYRLGDFYEMFFDDAKTASRVLGITLTSRNSKDDENKVPLCGVPYHAAANYLAKLVRAGFKVAVCEQVEDPKTAKGVVKREVVRVITPGLITEEGLLDDKNNVYVAAVAPPDVKTDASWGLSLLDLSTGEFMVGEFDDLSAVIDELCRQNPAELVLPAGDERGKTIAKTLAHTMALCVTERHQDDFLPHSARHSLLEHFNTTNLAGFGCEQMIAGANAAGALFTYIRDTQKADLSHIERLTPLLHENLLIIDDSSRRNLEITQTIVGGKREGSLLATLDFTQTPMGARLLKKSLLFPLQDPRQINRRLETVNGLFHDAELRDDLRSLLTRVYDLERLNSRLVLGSGNARDLTALKHSLGQLPQIKTRLAEIQVPILMEIASDLDPLTDLFTLLEASIREDAPITLREGHLIKSGYNQELDEIIAILTDGKQLILDLENQEKARSGINTLKIGYNRVFGYYLEVSKAQMANVPDYFIRKQTLANAERFITPELKEFEGKVLGAQEKRVDLEHELFLNIRTTVAAESARVLKTAAHLAQIDLMCCLAEAARKLKYVRPHVDNGEEIIIEEGRHPVIEVSLPPGRFVPNDIHLDQENHEVLIITGPNMAGKSTVLRQTALIVLMAQVGSFVPAASARIGVVDRIFTRVGAMDNLRQGQSTFMVEMNETANILNNATEKSLVILDEIGRGTSTFDGLSIAWAVTEDLVNKNGRGVKTIFATHYHELTELAMTNQRIKNFNIGVREWNNTIIFLHKLLTGGTNRSYGIQVAALAGVPAPVIERAKELLHNIEKGELNQYGKPKIAHSISDKTPDRPCQLPLFAATTDPLYAKLEGIEPDRLSPIEALTLLYELKALSVTS
- a CDS encoding YfcE family phosphodiesterase yields the protein MTVGILSDTHLSRLTPEFEARAETCFADCSVILHAGDLTDLTILKAFTNREVHAVHGNMCSFVCHKALPEKKVLRYRNFTVGLIHRAGNTYDFEDQLIDQFEDVDCIIYGHTHHPVCHHHSGILFINPGSFQATGRHGHPGTYAILKIGDTLRATIHEVPV
- a CDS encoding GGDEF domain-containing protein; translation: MRFDTIKILDMLSLIHEDLDIDTVERRFFDLATQIFPFDRLALFFVKHKKGVLQGKLSQGFSANEIENLNIPISRDFILSSPLITGIPIWNQTIDSDPYIKGLGLTNFTIIPIINRKRVSCWEVTACRQTTCPAYGNRWLRCWLVSDRQCSTGQGVSDEQKHQKCLACPVYQEGRVDCVEGVLLADNSLSEKPISDDTVMILSLIGHTVGAAINNSKHFQRTLIDSIQDDLTSIPNRRYFNERLVDELERVNRYPKEPASLIFIDIDFFKVVNDTHGHQAGDAVLVWFAGFLSSQLRKSDVVARYGGEEFAILLINTPKIRAIKVAEELRHGIETHSGPATNGIKITASFGVATFGDDAINVDGLIAKADRALYSAKAQGRNRVCHPD
- a CDS encoding sulfite exporter TauE/SafE family protein, coding for MPYTLFIFLLAGFTQGVSGFGAGLVAMPLLTLVLGIKAAVPLSMLNGLIITGYLSLQLKGHIDWRKILPLLIGCQPGIFLGALALKSMNADLLQLGLGAFISLYAIYSLSTPPKPRTISRRWGYVAGFLTGVISSVFSAGGPPAVIYVSLTGWAKDEIKATLSVFFFVSGIITAIGHAINGLTTPAVLQHFAWTAPITLAGVLAGSLLYRRIKQRTYIAIMLWLLILMGVMMIVIAGYRLLG
- a CDS encoding HAMP domain-containing protein codes for the protein MGSSRLSIRWKFLLISFSVLILSVLLITIFISISFKRNMTSDLESFRQDALSEVKVALQDQVEIAYSVLDTFYVELSAKGGTAGGDQGKIEVRAAMAPALALIEKMRYDHGVGYFWVNDTGKPIPTMVMHPTAPKLNNTVLDASKYNCATGNKNLFTTFVDLTENSEGGYVDYLWPKPTKDGLSSEQPKISYVKRHKALGWIIGTGVYVDEIDSKVAEKRSVLEGQLTKIILTIWALTAIIAVAAFCGLWILAKRISEPINRCAEFASELGEGNLDASIVVTNQDEIGVLGASLSQMGANLKAIMSRIADTSQRLSAGASAQAAALEETSSSMSEISAMVQQNADNSSHADTLVKTVSGNVTTVQAAIGDLTRSMLEITSASREIQKIIHTIDEIAFQTNLLALNAAVEAARAGEAGAGFAVVAEEVRNLALRSAEAAKNTATLIGSTVQRIEIGNQITQSTNTKFTEVCADIARAGSLISEISQGSKEQAQGVDQVNTAILEISRVTQDNAATSEELVGIIRQFTFGREEVLGTSRQAMLPYRS
- a CDS encoding spore maturation protein, with translation MSQKPSAINIIWLTMILTATVTAAYTGAMAEVTKASFESAKSAVTLAIGLIGPMALWLGLMKIAEAGGLMQTVARSLRPVMVRLFPDVPAEHPAMAAMIMNMAANMLGLGNAATPMGIKAMQELDRLAAEKGTATNAMCLFLAINTSSVTILPLGVITVRAAAGATSPASILIPSLIATILSTTVAIVASKLLSGPDAPLVTAPSDNTPVDTILPADETSDLHPPSLMGRLFVLALILAFVVGAWLQLSRQPQLTLLSTATFDAVSNWLIPMLIAGFLVYGYLRGVKVYEVMTEGAKEGFTTTVKIIPFMVAIFVAIGMFRASGAMEIMVTLLSPLTESVGMPAEALTMAMLRPLSGSGAFGLMSEIVTKSPDSFLSFLVSTMQGSTETTFYVLAVYFGSIGITRTRHALPAALCADAAGVLGSVLICRFWFS
- a CDS encoding CbbQ/NirQ/NorQ/GpvN family protein; the encoded protein is MRVKHERFAKHMVKDEPFYLPQGGELLIARAAYENHIPLMLKGPTGCGKTRFMRRLAWELKRPLITVSCHDDLSTSDLVGRYLLKGGEAVWMDGPLTSAVRAGAICYLDEIVEARKDTMVVIHPLADDRRELPIEKLGELLIAPPEFALAVSYNPGYQSVLKDLKQSTRQRFLAMEFAYPPASLEAEIVMTEAGVSLKIAEDLVRLAAMTRQLKDAGLQEGASTRLLIHAALLIKSGVPTRQACRATITEALTDDHEIGASITEMVSAIF